A single Plasmodium knowlesi strain H genome assembly, chromosome: 13 DNA region contains:
- a CDS encoding DNA-directed RNA polymerase III subunit RPC2, putative — protein sequence MKGVIRIKAKKKRGKTEEDNEDNVEVNDGMEMKPENTKGEDESGYMVKDNMEAKGIIKGTMENPLTFGQKDERGEEEKFKIKISESEDEMGNTVFGGEVNEYKNMGERNSLGESTSVGKNVKKQDNIGEGYSPGMAQRRDQVESINNPFGQFKVNKPNGKAHEEVKIEALNGNPINFDANTSLPNRRKNKEEDNFSELVVKSREHNKKIYEESKDIKNVTEKWKLLPAYLKVKGLVKQHIESYNYFIKHEIKTIMNATTNKILKSDIDEHFYVEFLDIFVGRPLVEENMIETNLTPQICRQRDLTYSAPIYVDVEYVKGSNIIRKNNVEIGRLPVMLRSDICILNNKSEEELMKLGECPYDPGGYFIVKGTERVLLMQEQLSKNRIIVEMDIKHNICATITSTTAESKSRCAIVYKNNKLYLKHNSFIEDIGVCIILRAMGYESDQEIFQMIGSHRNYLNGILLSLYDLYSENIKTNLDALLYIGKKIRPRLLAKGFFSSMKEKQVKNEKDIIEEGLDFLSRVLLSHIQQKNKYDFRNKARCICLMIRRVLDSANNKNELDDKDYYGNKRLELAGQLISLLFEDLYKRFYFTLKKQIDQTLSKYMQSNYTSKLKYSGNVNETYPDVFRSLPKDIITRGMQAAISTGNWNIKRFKMEKSGVSQVLSRLSFIACIGMMTRLNSQFEKGRKVSGPRALQPSQWGVLCPCDTPEGESCGLVKNLALMTHVTNDNENNEHLIEILYTLGVEDSDSLTGEEMYKEGIFFVIFNGILLGVHKKPRIFMRRIRCLRRYGKIGQFVSIYDNFLHKAIYISTDGGRLCRPLIIVENGKSKLTQEHILSLENGTINFFDLLKSSVIEWIDVNEQNNLLIALNESDISINTSHLEIDPLTILGVVAGLIPYPNHNQSPRNTYQCAMGKQAIGAIGYNQFVRCDTLLYLLVYPQKPLVKSKTIEFINFEKLPAGQNAIVAVMSFGGYDIEDAIVMNKSSIDRGFGRCMSLRKHAVELKKYFNGSNDLVLPSPLAISKMQERQEKRRQEKLSQSQDKQRQAKEERDHVENGAGTNVDEQKKFHNKEIKKYHALDMDGVVSIGYLLKEGQVYINKYSPRNVKDHVKDISKIDLNDLKANEIKYKSVYPSYIDKIIFTENAEGLKIYKIIMRQTRLPELGDKFSSRHGQKGVVGLLVNQEDMPFTESGICPDLIMNPHGFPSRMTVGKLLELVASKSAVLDGELKYGSIFSGTPFEEMASILFKYGFNCSSKELLYSGLTGEPLETYIFMGPIYYQKLKHMVQDKIHARARGPRQLLTRQPTEGRSKEGGLRLGEMERDCLIAYGVSNLLLERLMLSSDVCDVYICEDCGMMGYDTYCTFCQKCDKNALVKMPYACKLLFQELQTMNVFPKIVVKET from the coding sequence ATGAAGGGGGTCATACGAAttaaggcgaaaaaaaaaaggggaaaaactgAGGAGGACAATGAAGACAACGTCGAAGTGAACGATGGGATGGAGATGAAGCCGGAAAATACCAAAGGGGAAGATGAATCTGGATACATGGTAAAGGATAATATGGAAGCCAAGGGAATAATCAAGGGTACGATGGAAAACCCTCTTACCTTTGGGCAAAAGGatgaaaggggggaggaggaaaaatttaaaataaagaTCAGCGAATCGGAAGATGAAATGGGTAACACCGTCTTTGGAGGTGAAGTAAATGAGTACAAAAATATGGGTGAAAGAAACAGCCTTGGGGAAAGTACTTCTGTgggtaaaaatgtaaaaaagcaGGATAACATCGGCGAGGGGTACTCGCCTGGGATGGCGCAACGCAGAGACCAAGTCGAATCGATTAACAACCCGTTCGGCCAATTTAAGGTGAATAAACCAAACGGTAAGGCGCATGAAGAGGTAAAAATAGAAGCACTGAATGGAAATCCCATAAATTTTGATGCCAATACATCCCTCCccaacagaaggaaaaacaaagaagaagataacTTTTCCGAACTTGTGGTAAAAAGTAGGGAGCATAATAAAAAGATCTATGAAGAATCGaaggatataaaaaatgtaactgAAAAATGGAAGCTACTACCAGCATACTTAAAAGTGAAGGGATTGGTTAAGCAGCACATCGAGTCGTATAATTATTTCATCAAAcatgaaataaaaacaataaTGAATGCAACGACAAATAAGATTTTGAAGTCTGATATAGATGAACATTTCTATGTGGAGTTCTTAGATATATTTGTAGGAAGACCCTTggttgaagaaaatatgatAGAAACGAATTTGACTCCACAAATATGTCGGCAAAGAGATTTAACCTATTCGGCGCCTATCTATGTAGATGTGGAATATGTAAAAGGTAGCAACATTATTAGGAAGAATAACGTTGAGATAGGGAGACTTCCAGTCATGTTGAGAAGTGATATATGTATTTTAAACAATAAGAGTGAAGAGGAATTGATGAAATTGGGTGAGTGTCCTTATGACCCTGGGGGATACTTCATCGTTAAAGGTACTGAAAGGGTTCTTCTGATGCAGGAGCAACTGTCAAAAAATAGAATCATTGTAGAGATGGACATAAAACATAATATTTGCGCAACCATTACATCTACAACAGCCGAGTCGAAGAGTAGATGTGCCATCGTTTATAAGAACAATAAATTGTATCTAAAGCATAACTCCTTCATTGAGGATATAGGGGTGTGTATTATCCTTAGAGCTATGGGGTATGAGAGCGACCAGGAAATATTTCAAATGATAGGATCCCATAGAAATTACCTGAACGGCATTTTACTCTCTTTGTACGATTTGTACAGCGAGAATATAAAGACAAATTTAGATGCACTTCTctatataggaaaaaaaattaggccTAGATTACTAGCCAAGGGGTTTTTCAGTTccatgaaggaaaagcaagtaaaaaatgaaaaggatatTATCGAAGAAGGGTTGGATTTTCTAAGCAGAGTTCTTCTGTCTCACATTCAGCAGAAGAACAAATATGATTTTAGAAACAAAGCTAGGTGCATCTGCCTGATGATTAGACGTGTTCTAGATAGTGCAAATAATAAGAACGAATTAGATGATAAAGATTATTATGGTAACAAAAGGTTGGAGCTAGCTGGACAGCTAATATCACTTTTGTTCGAAGATTTATACAAAAGATTTTATTTCACCTTGAAGAAGCAGATAGATCAGACACTCAGTAAATATATGCAAAGTAATTATACTTCCAAGTTAAAGTACAGCGGAAATGTAAATGAAACATACCCTGATGTGTTTCGAAGTTTACCAAAGGATATCATTACAAGAGGAATGCAGGCGGCTATTTCGACGGGAAACTGGAACATTAAAAGGTTTAAGATGGAGAAAAGTGGAGTATCACAGGTATTGTCCCGTTTATCCTTCATTGCATGTATCGGAATGATGACCAGACTGAATTCTCAGTTCGAAAAGGGTAGAAAGGTTAGTGGACCAAGAGCATTGCAACCATCTCAGTGGGGAGTTCTATGCCCCTGTGATACGCCAGAAGGAGAATCGTGTGGATTAGTTAAAAATTTAGCACTCATGACGCATGTAACAAAtgataatgaaaataatgaacACCTAATCGAAATATTATATACCCTGGGGGTTGAGGACAGCGACAGTCTAACAGGAGAGGAAATGTACAAGGAGGGAATATTCTTTGTAATCTTTAATGGAATACTTCTGGGTGTGCATAAGAAGCCACGTATATTTATGAGAAGAATTAGGTGTTTAAGAAGATATGGGAAAATTGGGCAGTTCGTTTCCATATACGACAATTTTTTGCATAAGGCTATTTACATTTCAACCGATGGTGGGCGGTTATGCAGACCGCTGATAATtgtggaaaatggaaaatccAAATTGACCCAGGAGCATATTCTATCGCTAGAAAATGGAACCATTAACTTTTTTGATTTACTTAAAAGTTCTGTCATCGAGTGGATAGACGTGAATGAACAAAACAATCTACTCATTGCCCTGAACGAGTCAGACATTTCTATAAATACGAGTCATCTAGAAATAGACCCACTAACCATATTAGGTGTGGTAGCTGgactcattccttatccaaaCCATAATCAAAGTCCACGTAATACGTACCAATGTGCCATGGGAAAACAAGCCATTGGAGCCATTGGATATAATCAGTTCGTCCGGTGTGATACTTTGCTATATCTGCTAGTCTACCCCCAGAAACCCCTAGTAAAATCAAAAACGATtgaatttattaattttgaaaaattgccCGCAGGACAGAATGCCATTGTAGCGGTTATGAGTTTCGGAGGGTATGATATTGAAGATGCCATTGTGATGAACAAGTCTTCCATCGATAGGGGTTTCGGAAGGTGCATGTCTCTGAGAAAACATGCTGTGGAGCTGAAGAAGTACTTTAACGGGTCCAACGATTTGGTGTTGCCCTCCCCTTTGGCCATCAGCAAAATGCAAGAACGCCAGGAGAAGCGGCGCCAAGAAAAACTATCCCAATCGCAGGATAAGCAACGACAagcgaaagaagaaagagaccACGTAGAAAACGGCGCAGGCACGAACGtggatgaacagaaaaaattccacaacaaggaaattaaaaaatatcatgCACTGGATATGGATGGTGTAGTCTCTATTGGTTACCTTCTGAAAGAAGGACAAgtgtacataaataaatactCACCAAGAAATGTCAAAGATCACGTGAAGGACATCAGCAAAATAGATTTAAATGATTTAAAGGCGAATGAGATTAAATACAAAAGTGTGTACCCATCATACattgataaaataatttttacagaAAACGCAGAAGgattaaaaatatacaaaattaTTATGCGCCAAACAAGGCTTCCCGAATTAGGGGATAAATTTAGTTCAAGACATGGTCAGAAGGGAGTTGTTGGTTTGCTAGTTAATCAGGAAGATATGCCATTTACTGAATCTGGTATATGCCCAGATTTGATTATGAACCCGCATGGATTTCCATCCCGTATGACTGTGGGCAAGTTACTCGAACTTGTTGCGTCCAAGTCAGCAGTTCTAGATGGAGAATTAAAATATGGATCCATTTTTAGTGGCACTCCCTTCGAAGAAATGGCGtccattttgtttaaatATGGTTTCAACTGCTCAAGTAAAGAATTGCTGTACTCAGGTTTAACAGGGGAACCGTTGGAAACGTATATCTTTATGGGACCCATTTATTaccaaaaattaaaacacatGGTACAGGATAAAATCCATGCTAGGGCTAGAGGACCTAGACAGTTGTTAACTAGACAACCAACTGAAGGGAGATCCAAAGAAGGAGGATTACGGTTAggagaaatggaaagagaTTGCCTAATAGCATATGGAGTTAGTAATTTGTTACTTGAACGGTTAATGTTAAGTAGTGATGTATGTGATGTGTACATTTGTGAGGATTGTGGCATGATGGGTTATGACACATACTGTACCTTCTGTCAAAAGTGCGACAAGAATGCTCTTGTTAAAATGCCTTATGCATGCAAATTGCTCTTCCA
- a CDS encoding eukaryotic translation initiation factor 5, putative — protein sequence MSYINIPRDRNDPNYRYKMPRLISKIEGRGNGIRTNIANMGEIARSLKRPPMYPTKFFGCELGTMVKFEENEEKAIVNGAHKENDLVNILDKFIEMYVLCPHCLLPETDIIVKKGFLICKCNACGNIGELNNSHKIATYMIKNPPQISTVGSKKKKTKEKKVEKNGKGKGEKGGLTEKGDKNEETRNGILPSGGDYDSSDALDTDKSNPVNSENVKKDKKSKKKDKKKNKTEDNFVLEKESLHFDSVEIKEVIDRLRTLFVTFPNISENDFCEELRVLQVSQSFDSKCRIFICLSALFDNQITKELLQKYIKYIKKVNDTSVTVMDIFLALEYYVNKVAVNALIIYPYILQVLYNNDILESKDIIKWYDVSSSATALFEKSNNSESLDERNKYYLECYNKCKCMAKHFVSWLKENESDEDESEEEDNQVSNHVNSNLTSYKVKSLRNNDDKSRETPNGGSTNNVVANDNDKAFEDSKSEKCEEEIFLDAKDGINYTGDEEEIDIDAI from the coding sequence ATGTCGTACATTAACATCCCGCGGGATCGAAACGATCCAAACTACAGGTACAAGATGCCCAGACTGATATCGAAAattgaaggaagaggaaatggCATCAGGACGAATATTGCGAACATGGGGGAAATAGCAAGGTCGTTGAAGAGGCCGCCAATGTATCCAACCAAATTTTTCGGATGCGAATTAGGAACGATGgtaaaatttgaagaaaatgaagagaaagcAATTGTAAATGGTGCACACAAGGAAAACGATTTAGTAAATATATTAGACAAGTTCATCGAAATGTATGTTCTCTGTCCTCACTGTTTATTACCCGAAACGGATATCATCGTTAAGAAGGGTTTCCTAATATGTAAGTGTAACGCATGTGGAAATATTGGAGAGCTAAATAATTCCCACAAAATCGCTACGTACATGATTAAGAACCCCCCCCAGATAAGTACCGTTGgaagtaaaaagaagaaaacgaaagagaaaaaggtggagaaaaatggcaaggggaaaggtgaaaaaggaggatTAACGGAGAAGggggataaaaatgaagaaacgaGAAATGGAATTCTACCATCCGGAGGAGACTATGATAGTTCGGATGCTCTAGACACAGATAAAAGTAATCCAGTAAATAGTGAAAATGTTaagaaagacaaaaaatcaaaaaaaaaagataaaaaaaaaaacaaaacagaagATAACTTTGTattagaaaaagaatctcTCCATTTTGACAGTGTAGAAATTAAAGAAGTTATAGATAGGTTGAGGACCCTATTTGTTACCTTCCCAAATATCAGTGAAAATGATTTCTGTGAGGAACTTCGTGTGTTGCAGGTATCTCAGAGCTTCGACTCCAAGTGTAGAATTTTCATTTGCCTCTCTGCTTTGTTTGACAATCAGATAACCAAAGAGTTATTACAGaagtatataaaatatataaagaaaGTTAACGATACTTCGGTTACCGTTATGGATATTTTTCTCGCGTTAGAATACTATGTCAACAAGGTAGCTGTGAACGCGCTTATTATTTACCCTTATATTTTACAAGTACTGTACAACAATGACATTTTAGAAAGCAAGGATATTATTAAATGGTATGATGTTAGCAGCTCTGCGACGGCCTTGTTCGAAAAGAGTAACAACTCTGAAAGCCTTGATGAAAGAAATAAGTACTACTTGGAGTGTTACAATAAATGCAAATGTATGGCTAAACATTTCGTTAGTTggttgaaggaaaatgaatCTGATGAAGATGAGtcggaggaggaagacaaccAAGTTAGTAACCACGTGAATAGCAACTTAACAAGCTACAAAGTTAAGTCTTTGCGAAATAATGATGACAAAAGTAGGGAAACCCCTAACGGGGGTAGCACCAACAACGTAGTCGCCAACGACAACGATAAGGCGTTTGAAGATTCCAAAAGTGAAAAGtgtgaggaagaaatatttttggaTGCGAAAGATGGTATCAACTACACGggcgatgaggaggaaatcGACATCGATGCTATTTGA